The nucleotide window CAGCTGATCTGAATGGAGGGGCAGTGTTAGGAGTACCAGCCAAAGATACTATCAAAAAGATTGATGGTAATCGGATTATCAGAGAAACGCCCTCTCGTAAATACTTATGGCAAACGCAGACTCCGCAAGTCTTTCAAAAGGAATTGTTGATGGAGGCGTATCAAAAAGCAAGCGAAGATGATTTTTTGGGGACGGATGATTCTTCATTGGTGGAGCGGTTAGGATATACCGTTGTAATGGTTGAGGGCGATCGCTCTAACTTTAAAATAACTTATCCACTTGATTTAGAACTTGCCCAATTATTGGTAGAAAAAGGACGAGGTTCGTAATGCGTATTGGTTACGGTTATGATGTACATCGTTTTGAGGACGGAGGTCCGTTAGTAATAGGTGGAGTTAAAATTCCTTTTGGAAAAAGTTTAGCCGGTCATTCTGATGCCGATGTTCTATTGCATGCTATTACCGATGCGCTGCTTGGCGCCTGTGCACTGGGAGATTTAGGGAAACATTTCCCGGACACTTCCAGCAAGTTCGAGGATATCAATAGTCGAATTTTGTTGCGGGATGCCTTAACCATGGTCCGCGAAAAAGGATACCTTGTGAATAATGTAGATGCTACAATCGTGACAGAACGTCCCCAAATGGCCCCGCATATAAATGAGATGCGTCAAGTTATTGCTGATGATTTGAAAGTTAATATCGATCAAGTATCCGTGAAGGCGACTACATCTGAAGGGTTAGGATTCGAGGGTAATGAGGAGGGGATTTCAGCGCGAGCAGTGATACTTCTAACTGAGCGGTAATCATGATTGATCAATTTATACAAGAGGCTGTTCAGCTTATTAATACTTTGCCGCCACTGAGTATTTATTTGGTTTTTTTTCTTGTAGCATACGTAGAAAATATTGTGCCTCCTATCCCCGGAGATGTGTTAGTAGCTTTTGGGGGATACCTTGCAGCGGAATCGGTAATAGGATTAGTACCTGTTTTAATACTTACAACTATTGCTTCGGTCGTTGGATTTATGAGTATGTATTGGATTGGCAGTCGGTGGGGGACGTTGATTGAAAAGAAGAAAAATAAGTTTTGGTTATTGCGATTTATCCCAATTAAATATCTTAATAAGGTCCAGAACTGGATGCAAAGGTGGGGAATGGGCGTAGTGTTGGCAAATCGTTTTTTAGCAGGTACGCGCTCGGTGATTTCGCTGACGGCTGGTTTGAGTCATACCCGAATAAGCAGCACAATTATCTATTCTACAATTAGTTCCCTTTTGTGGAATGGCATTTTATTGGGATTCGGTTGGGTCGTGCACGAAAACTGGCAGTTGATTGGAAAATATCTCTCAATTTATGGCCGAATTATTTTGGCAGGCATTGGATTGTTTATCGCTTTTAAGTTGATAAGGCATTACTACAGGAAATCAACCACGAAATAGCAATCCTTTCCGCCTCAGAAATAAAAAAGATTTATTTAGTAATTTTATGTTGACAAAAAAGAAAACTGTACTTAGTTTTGGAGTCTTTCGGCCAAGGGCTGATTGTTGCATTGGAACGTCGGCCTTTAGTCATAAAAAGATGCTCGATAAGCCAGCGTAGCTCAGGGGTAGAGCAGCTGTCTTGTAAACAGCCGGTCATCGGTTCGAATCCGGTCGCTGGCTCACTTGGTTCATCGAGTGTTTTTATTACGAGCCGAAATATTTGACATACTGATTTTTCGCGGGGGGATACCAAAGCGGCCAACTGGGGCAGACTGTAAATCTGTTGTCGTGAGACTTCGTAGGTTCGAATCCTACTCCCCCCACACTAAGCGGGCGTAACTCAATTGGTAGAGTGTCACCCTTCCAAGGTGAATGTTGCCGGTTCGACTCCGGTCGCCCGCTCAGCCCTACGCGGGAACGCACAAGCCGTTATAGCTCAG belongs to Fodinibius sp. Rm-B-1B1-1 and includes:
- the ispF gene encoding 2-C-methyl-D-erythritol 2,4-cyclodiphosphate synthase, yielding MRIGYGYDVHRFEDGGPLVIGGVKIPFGKSLAGHSDADVLLHAITDALLGACALGDLGKHFPDTSSKFEDINSRILLRDALTMVREKGYLVNNVDATIVTERPQMAPHINEMRQVIADDLKVNIDQVSVKATTSEGLGFEGNEEGISARAVILLTER
- a CDS encoding DedA family protein; translated protein: MIDQFIQEAVQLINTLPPLSIYLVFFLVAYVENIVPPIPGDVLVAFGGYLAAESVIGLVPVLILTTIASVVGFMSMYWIGSRWGTLIEKKKNKFWLLRFIPIKYLNKVQNWMQRWGMGVVLANRFLAGTRSVISLTAGLSHTRISSTIIYSTISSLLWNGILLGFGWVVHENWQLIGKYLSIYGRIILAGIGLFIAFKLIRHYYRKSTTK